aatttgggttatTTTAAGTTTGATTTTTGGTTCGGGTTATGATATGTTTGTTGCATAAGATTACGGAAATATCTCAgcttaattaatttaacaattaccATTCTGATtaggattgaaatttcaaattttgatatgTACGAAACAATTTTAGAGAGATTAAATCTTCAACTTAACATGACATaaggactaatagcaaaattgAGCCTACTAATTGTGAGGTGAAAAGGTGGATTGATCTAAACATTTCGACTTGATGAACAACTCAATCAAAGACTATAGTATTACGAGTAGACCAATAATTCAATCTGACCAATATTACACAAGCTGTCTTGAAAATTGATATGtgtaatatttttctatttttctatagGGCACTTGTCAACTCCCTGATTTTGCTTATGAATAGTGTAGCATATAATTTCGCTTATTTTAAATGATTGTTAAATTTAGTGCTAAAAATGGATAAATTCTTAGTGGTTAAGCCTGACTACATCATGGCATGGCATATGAACGCCAAGTAGAGAATTGGCACAAATTATCAGAAATAAAAGCAGCTTGACTGTAAGTGTGACAAgttagttgtaatatttttaagtgttacaatggaacacttcAAGTGTTCCATGAAGCGAACCCAAGAGAGATCGGACAATAAGATGACTAACAATGATAACACATGCAACTAAAAAGTCTAACTAGCTAATCACTAAGCATTATATTATGgcaaatcatcatcatcaatgtaattaactaaatacactaaaaatattaaaataaatgtttcacaacaaatgaaaaaaataaaaaaatatatacatatacttaaataacactaaaatagatacAACTTAGCATACAAATATCTCtaaaaaagtagaaaaattaataataaaataaaatttataaatatccaaataataacaacaaataattgcaatataatagtaaaataatagcaaaacaatgaaaaaatagtaaaaaataatattttttgtaaattcGGGTTGAGTTCGGGTCAAAAAAAGCTTACTTAAGACTTAACTTGTTTAGAAAATAAgcattatttttttgtccaaacttaaatttttttatctatatttttacttaaattttctcACTTTTTAGGCCGACCCGGCTATGGACAAGTCTACTTGTATACTTTTGTTGAAATTATAAGGGTCTCATTGATCCAATAACCCATTTACAATTACAAGCCTGTGGGCTACAATTACAAACTGCTATTTGAGTCCTTTTAATGAAAAGCCCAATCTCGAAAGTACAAAATTCGTATGCCACTCAAAGGGTTTTAGGTTTTTAAGCTTTTCCTCTTCTTGGTTGCCTTGCCTGCGGCTACTTATCGCAATCTCTGCTTCTTTCCAGGCTCCACTCAACCTCGATCGAGGTCAAAGGAAACTGCTTTTCACTGTAATCCAAATCCATTCCAGGTCAGCTAAACCTTCAATTTCTTCTATGTTTCTTGATTTTCAATTCGAATGATTTGGGATTCATTTATATGTAACTATGTTTccaattttttgtgtttttgatttTGGGTCTCTGCTAGATTTGTTCTTTTTGGGGTTTTGAATTCTTTTTATTGTTATGTTTTGTAATCCTGGAATTTATGTTGCTTAGAGATGGTGGATTTAATAGAAGTAATATAGCTGATGTAATTAGAATCTTACTAGAATAGGTTATTAGAGGCAAGTTTGAATAATTGATaataattaggaaaattttattttaaaaaataagaacaaataaataaataaataaaccaaggATGAATATGAACCAAAATATGATGAATTAGCTCATTTGTTGATGTAATTGATGATGCTACTTCTTTTTACTTTGTAGTTCAATTATAAATTGAACCTGTTGTAATTTTTTGCCATTCAGACTCCAATTTGCTTGTGTTGTAATAACATAAAGATGTCTACTGAAGCACCGGCCACCATGGAGATCGAAACCGTGCCTTCCGAGCCTAAACCCGAGTCAAATCCTTTACCCCCAAAGCCAAAATTTGAGCCTCTTAAGGCACACGAGATGTCAGACGGTCGAGTCCAATTCAGAAAGGTTTCGGTTCCACCTCATAGGTATTCACCTCTCAAGAAATACTGGATGGATATCTATACTCCTGTTTATGAACAAATGAAGATCGACATCCGTATGAATCTCAAAGCTCGGAAAGTCGAACTGAAAACACGACAAGACACTCCCGACATTAGTAACCTACAAAAATGTGCAGATTTTGTCCAAGCTTTCATGTTGGGTTTCGATGTTCCGGATGCCATTGCTCTTTTGAGATTAGACGAGTTATATGTCGAGTCGTTTGAAATCAAGGATGTGAAAACACTTAGAGGAGAACACTTGTCTCGTGCTATAGGAAGGTTGTCGGGAAAGGGAGGTAAAACGAAGTTTGCTATCGAGAACGCTACGAAGACTAGGATCGTCATTGCCGATACTAAGATTCATATATTGGGATCTTTTGCTAACATCAAGATTGCTAGGGATTCACTTTGTAGCCTCATTTTAGGTTCACCTGCTGGTAAGGTTTACTCTAAACTTAGACAAGTTAGTGCTAGATTGGCTGAAAGGTTTTGATTCTTTGTTATTTGtaatatgtttttgagattttgTTATATGGATTTTTAAGAGTAATTTAAAACccttgagaaaagaaaaaaaaaacgaataACGTGATGTTCTTTAGGGAGTTATTTGAGATGAAAGTTTTGATAGGTAGGCATTTGAGTGAAATGAATGTTATGTAAAACTATCATTATAATGTCCCTTTTTTGAATTTATTCTATTTGGGTTCAGTTTGATTGTGTTTGATTTTTGATGCTCGAGTTTGAGCTTGAGTTCGAACTCGTTTCATGTACAAAATTAAGGATTGGATTTTATTTTGTATGTGTTTTACGGTTCATGAGGATTAATTTTTTCGGAGTTTGTTATTGTCCTTTCCTAACAATGTCTTTTATGGGGTTTGAACTTGAGTTTTCTTTCcgaaaattatgtacaattgatagATTGAAAAGTATTAAATTGTTCCTATTTCTTTTAAAGGGACCAATATTGAAATGGATTAGAAGTATATATTTTACCAAAACTGAAATAACATCTTCATTGAACTTTATCATGTtaaaacaaaggaaataaaaatggaataaaagTTTCAATTGAGGAAATAAGAGTAGCTCAAGTTTTGTTTTAAAAACTCTAAAAGTCAATATTATTTCTAAGAATGAAAAATGGAAAAGATCATCTTCAACCTCCAAAGAGAATCCCAGCAGCCTGTTCTGCATTGCCATCGCAGAATTTCAAAGCTTCTACCACTATTTCTCTTGCAAATCCCAACTCAACAAGCCTTGCAACTTTGGCCTCAAAATCAGGTCTCTGCAGAAAAATGAATGAAACTCTCGATTTTATGACATTGCAACAAATTTCCTCAGGTTATCAGGGGCGAAGCTAGGAAATTGTTCTAGGGAGgccaaaaatgaacaaaaattttttaaaggacaaatgtacaattttaccattatattaacTTGTGATTTCCTAAAACCTAAAGGGATTATATAAGCAATTTTTCATTTGGTCAATAATTTGGGGATGTCTGGTACAATTAACTGTAAAAGAATTGTTTAGAACAGACATACCTTTGTTATGTCACCATGTGCACCCCCTAGGGAGCAAAGAAGGAAACAATGTTAGAATGAGAACAAGAATCACTTGCAGAGGGATTTCATAGCACCTCTTTCCGAGCGATATATCAGTGCCGGTACGTACATACGTACGTGTTATATATCAGTAACATTAAACTCAGGATGAATTCACAGAACAAAAGCAAAACGACAACATGGGATGTCGAATACTGACCGGAAGGTTGACCTCCGGATTGCACATTAGCATTCTTCTCTGTTGTTCCTGTTGTAATCTAAAGAATCACAAAAGATCAGTCGAAAAAATGCAACTGCATGAAGCCACGAAATGATGTACAGATAGGAAAAAGACTTACAGCAGGGCCGGAGCTCGATGCATGCTTCGAATGCCTTTCTTCATCAAGGAAGTTATAAGGGATGTCCTTTTCTAAAAAGAGTAAATACTTGATTAACTTACATTACAAGAAACGAAATTCAATAGCACTAAGTCCCGAAAAAGATCGACATCAACGACCCCATGGTTACTAACCTTGCAAAAATGGTACAGAAACTTCTCCTCCTCCCACTCTAAGAACATTTTCCTTCAAATCGATAACACACTGTGTATGAACCGCACTAGTCAGAATTATCGATACGTAAGGATATTAAGTAGAGACAAAGCTACCTGGTGTTTACGGAGCATATCCAATCCGAAGAGAAACTCCATGTTGGGAGAGTCCAAAACCACAAAGGAGCAAGGGAAAAATATATTTCCAATCTACGATAACACAAAATAAACGAAGAAGTCGAATGCTGCATTAAGCATAACGAGTGTATGTACTTGTAATGTTTATACTAGAAAACAAGTATGCAATCATACCTTGATTGGAGCAACATGTATTCTTCCGAGAATCTCCGATTGGCCGACCCCATGAGCAATACCTTTATATCGTTGATCTAAAAGCCTTAGCAATCTATGAAGAAACAAGTAAAATAGCATTCAAACCGGCATACTTTTCTCCTATGTAAGAGAGGACGGAGTCACGGAGAGGAATATTTATAGCACATACCCGCATCGTTCGGCACAGCTTTTCGAAATTATAGTCGACTGTGCACCACTATCAACAAATGCCTTCACAGATGATCAAAGTaacaaatttaatgaatttatgaAGTACAGAACAATGACCCTTTGTTCGATTCTATACAATACCGGCCACCGCCTTTACCTGTAACGGGACACCATTAACCTCCATGTCAACATACAACATAACCACCCTTGCAAAACCTTCAGGATTATGTTCCAAGGCAGCAGCCCAGTTCTCATCAATTCCTTTCTGCATCACAAAGAGCATAGCGACCGGAAAAACGAGGGATATGCATATGTATACGACCACCTTTGTTAAACAGTAAATAGGTTCCAATTAAGTCAGATTAGTAGAGAAAACTAACCTGTTGTATGGCAGCTTCGATTTTCTTTTGTGCTTCAACATCGAAAGGATCAGCTTCAAGAAGAGCCTATAGAGTAAAATCAAATAAGTTTATAATAAGTATTGGCTCTTTTTAATGCTATCAAATCGAGATATAACTATAGCCGTAGACCGGTAGGGCAAGATACTTACAAGCTCCTCCAACTCCTTTCTTCGCAATTCTGATCGTTGTTGATGACGTGCCCGTAGAATGTCTTGTAGTTTGTTGAGATCGTCCCCGAGAATAGCTTGTGCGAGTTCCGGGTCAGCTTGAAATATCTGTCCGATTACATTAGAATCACGTCGAATATGTTGTTGGAAAACTCCAGGGTTCACAGCAGATCCATCAAGATTGAAGCTCAAATCATTAGTAGATTCTCTGCAAAGTGCAAATGATACATATCTTTATCAGGATAGAAACTGCATTAACATCTTGTAATAGGCATCTAGAGTCCCTTGTTCTAGGAGTCGGGTTGCGCTTTgcttcttttattcaaaaaatttggcaaaattagttcttatacgttagatcaaagagtactTATAAGCTAAACGTTGGTCTCCGTACGTTAGTATGAAATACACGTAAAACTATTTGCTTATTTTATCAATCacgttaatttttaataatagataTGATGTAATGTCTAAAAGCAgattgctctttgatttaacatataatgattaatttatcCATTGTTTTCAGTAAAGAACCAAACGAATAACCGATGCATAATTTACCTAGAACCAGAACTTGGTACCATCATAATTAAATCATGATCTTTAACACCCAATGCACTCAATTTCTCAAAGTTCTGAATTTCCCTCCCATGATAAAGAAGTTGTTGCTGTTGTATAGGCAAATTTGTCTGCCATAAACCCAAACAAAGTCATAATCAGCGTAAGCTGAGCATCAAACTCAACTATCAAAACTCTAAAAGCACCATGGAAGCCCTTATACTAATAGTTGGATATGCATTTTTGCTTTCTCtatctaaaaaaaatagataaattaagcaTTGTATATTAAATCAGAGAGTAAACTGATTATTCAGtcaaaatttttatctatttctatagTTAAAAACCGATCCGTGTACGTTAGTATAATGTAAACATGATATGCCATGTATCTCTATTTGGTTATTGCCTCGATCAAGCCAGTTTTTAAGAGTAcaaaagaatgaaattttaattaaaaaaagactaATAAGCTCTTTGATCTAATCTACGGTAAATAGATAAGGCGCCCAGAACTCTAATACACACAAATATACATAAGCAAAGAgagcatgcatatatatatatatatataaccaaaggGTTCTCACACTGACCTCCACTTCCAACAaagctttcaaattttcaacctaTAAAAAACAGGAAAAGAATTCAACAAAGAAATAGgaatgtatgataataataaagaaGGGATAAAAGGGTACTTAACAGATTCATGAGGATCAACGTCTAAATTGAGGATCTGTTCATCAGCCGTCATTACAGTAATTCTCATCCTTGTTCTTTCTTCTTACCTGTTGGGTTTTAATGCAAAGGGAAGATAAAAAAAGGGGCAAGGCTTTGTTTCAATTGGActtcaaatatatgaaattgattttCTGGTTTGTTGTGTGAAGCTGAGAAACAACAATATGCAAATCATTGTGCAGAGTTAAGTGTTTGCTTACATTTCTCATTGTTTGTTAGGATTTTAATGAGGCCCAATCCAAGAACCATAATTTGAtcatgtatttttataattttattaacatATCTAAATCGATAACACTATTAGTTGATGTCATTAAAGTAGTTATGtggattttctttttacaaaTATTCAATTACGCTGTCAAAAACACGTAAAAATCTAATCAACTGTGTTTAAccaataataaatttacatttca
The genomic region above belongs to Gossypium hirsutum isolate 1008001.06 chromosome D05, Gossypium_hirsutum_v2.1, whole genome shotgun sequence and contains:
- the LOC107903381 gene encoding RNA-binding protein pno1: MSTEAPATMEIETVPSEPKPESNPLPPKPKFEPLKAHEMSDGRVQFRKVSVPPHRYSPLKKYWMDIYTPVYEQMKIDIRMNLKARKVELKTRQDTPDISNLQKCADFVQAFMLGFDVPDAIALLRLDELYVESFEIKDVKTLRGEHLSRAIGRLSGKGGKTKFAIENATKTRIVIADTKIHILGSFANIKIARDSLCSLILGSPAGKVYSKLRQVSARLAERF
- the LOC107903408 gene encoding protein DNA-DAMAGE INDUCIBLE 1 isoform X1, with amino-acid sequence MRITVMTADEQILNLDVDPHESVENLKALLEVETNLPIQQQQLLYHGREIQNFEKLSALGVKDHDLIMMVPSSGSRESTNDLSFNLDGSAVNPGVFQQHIRRDSNVIGQIFQADPELAQAILGDDLNKLQDILRARHQQRSELRRKELEELALLEADPFDVEAQKKIEAAIQQKGIDENWAAALEHNPEGFARVVMLYVDMEVNGVPLQAFVDSGAQSTIISKSCAERCGLLRLLDQRYKGIAHGVGQSEILGRIHVAPIKIGNIFFPCSFVVLDSPNMEFLFGLDMLRKHQCVIDLKENVLRVGGGEVSVPFLQEKDIPYNFLDEERHSKHASSSGPAITTGTTEKNANVQSGGQPSGGAHGDITKRPDFEAKVARLVELGFAREIVVEALKFCDGNAEQAAGILFGG
- the LOC107903408 gene encoding protein DNA-DAMAGE INDUCIBLE 1 isoform X2 produces the protein MRITVMTADEQILNLDVDPHESVENLKALLEVETNLPIQQQQLLYHGREIQNFEKLSALGVKDHDLIMMVPSSGSRESTNDLSFNLDGSAVNPGVFQQHIRRDSNVIGQIFQADPELAQAILGDDLNKLQDILRARHQQRSELRRKELEELALLEADPFDVEAQKKIEAAIQQKGIDENWAAALEHNPEGFARVVMLYVDMEVNGVPLQAFVDSGAQSTIISKSCAERCGLLRLLDQRYKGIAHGVGQSEILGRIHVAPIKIGNIFFPCSFVVLDSPNMEFLFGLDMLRKHQENVLRVGGGEVSVPFLQEKDIPYNFLDEERHSKHASSSGPAITTGTTEKNANVQSGGQPSGGAHGDITKRPDFEAKVARLVELGFAREIVVEALKFCDGNAEQAAGILFGG